DNA from Triticum aestivum cultivar Chinese Spring chromosome 7D, IWGSC CS RefSeq v2.1, whole genome shotgun sequence:
cgacgatggagagatatctctgggccctctcagtgttacggtatccatcatcgtcaggccagacactttgtgatttgatcacggggatgccggaacacgataacgagaaaagagaacaataccggtaacgaggtaaccagcatagtggacaagttgttgatccacgggaatgccaacatgtctcacctcgggtatttgtaacatatcgcgaagcaacaggaatagcacacggcaactggaggttcactcgaatatttattcgtgtgggtataggggtcaatatgggtgtccacggctccgatgttgatcattgatcggaaggggttccgggtcatgtctatacttcaccgaacctatagggtcacacgcttaagggtcatctatctgctgaatactagacagggagtctaagagaaaatcaccgaaaaagtttcggacaccgaaaagtttcggacagcggaatcgtaccgcagagagaggtcatcgaataagtttggatgataccgaaacgttgtttcgggatacaccattaagtcaaattggtttcggcacatgcctgataattcttggaggatgccagaatcattctggaagctttttggaattttctgagataaaaaccggaaatgttccggagctgccggagccacttcagatgcgtttcgcagatgaaaatcactaaaaccggaattgtttcggaacgcattgaaaatcattttagtgggtactggaaatgttcttagcccacataaatattttcagttcgatcaaacgctgaaaaatgtcgtcgtgaatagtgaaaatcagctttatggttactttatggaaagccaccttttggggctttgctccaaaagatcttggggatgacatggatggataggagccattttttgggcccctcatgggggtgtggccggccacatggggtatccccccttggggaccctcttgttccttggtttcactcctaggtccttgtggaaggacttcattcatgtgcattttgggttttttgtgaaactaccctacccccttgggatttcctataaatagaggtggaggggcagccctccacactcatcccttgctctcatacacatgccatgcattatttggcttcttctctccctcccacggaaagagtttcgtagagccgtaaggttgtctgggttccggcaggaactagttctggacggcgaagccctgccggatagatgacaccgtatgtgtgcaactctgtagagagatcgtagtttcggtcttagttcgtgagtgcctcccgaagggctgtctatgtgaccgtccgagttttgaaggtcctcccgaagggctgtccgagtgaccgttcgagtttcgaaggtcctcccgaagggctgtctgcgacaccgtccggggggctgttcgaccgcctcccggagggctgtctgaggagcagataagggtatacatcctcgcggttgggaggttgtaaatcctagctgcggggatctgcaccgccgatcgtcatcgactctacttcccgctgcgctacgagtcggtaacgaaaaagatcaaaccatgtatgcagtctccatagtggtcctgggctggtgcgtaggtcggaaattttttgttttctgctgcattACCCTAcgggaaccacttgattatgaatcacttggtacttgcgaaccgtgcctcatggacaagatgactaaaacgccgttctccggaactatggagagagcaacagatttgttggaaatcatacatacagatgtatgtggtccgatgaatgttgaggctcgtggcggatatcgttattttctcaccttcacatatgatttaagcagatatgggtatatctacttaatgaaacataagtctgaaacatttgaaaagttcaaagaattttagagtgaagttgaagatcatcgtaaccagaaaataaagtttctacgatctgatcgtggaggagaatatttgagttatgagtttggtcttcatttgaaacaatgcggaatagtttcgcaactcacgccacccggaacaccacagcgtaatggtgtgttcgaacgtcataatcgtactctactagatatggtgcgatctatgatgtctcttactgatttaccgctatcgttttggggttatgctttagagacggccgcattcacgttaaatagggcaccatcaaaatccgttgagacaacgccttatgaattgtggtttggcaagaaaccaaagttgtcgtttcttaaagtttggggctgcgatgcttatgtgaaaaaacttcaacctgataagctcgaacccaaatcggagaaatgtgtcttcataggatacccaaaggagactgttgggtacaccttctatcacagatccgaaggcaagacttttgttgctaaattcggaatctttctggagaaggagtttctctcgaaagaagtgagtgggaggaaagtagaacttgaagaggtaattgtacctgctcccttattggaaagcagttcaccgcagaaaccggtttctgcgacgcctacaccaattagtgaggaagttaatgatgatgatcatggaacttcagatcaagttgttactgaacctcgtaggtcaaccagagtaagatccgcaccagagtggtacggtaatcctgttctcgaggttatgctactagaccatgacgaacctacgaactatgaagaagtgatggtgagcccagattccgcgaaatggcttgaggccatgaaatccgaaatgggatccatgtatgagaacaaagtgtggactttggttgtcttgcccgatgatcggcaagcaattgagaataaatggatcttcaagaagaagactgacgctggtggtaatgttactgtctataaagctcgacttgttgcaaaaggtttttgacaagttcaagggattgactacgatgagaccttctcacccgtagcgatgcttaagtctgtccgaatcatgttagcaattgccgcattttatgattatgaaatttggcaaatggatgtcaaacctgcattcctgaatggatttctggaggaagagttgtatatgatgcaaccggaaggttttgtcgatccaaagggagctaacaaagtgtgcaagctccagcgatctatttatggactggtgcaagcctctcggagttggaataaatgctttgatagtgtgatcaaagcatttggttttgtacagacttttggagaagcctgtatttacaagaaagtgagtgggagctctgtagcatttctaatattatatgtggatgacatattgctgattggaaatgatatagaatttctgaatagcataaagggatacttgaataagagtttttcaatgaaagacctcggtgaagctgcgtatatattgggcatcaagatctatagagatagatcaagacgcttaattggactttcacaaagcacataccttgacaaagttttgaagaagttcaaaatggatcaagcaaagaaagggttcttgcatgtgttacaaggtgtgaagttgagtaagactcaatgcccgaccacagcagaagatagagagaagatgaaagatgttccctatgcttcagccataggctctatcatgtatgcaatgctgtgtaccagacctgatgtgtgccttgctataagtttagcagggaggtaccaaagtaatccaggagtggatcactggacagcggtcaagaacatcctgaaatacctgaaaaggactaaggatatgtttctcgtttatggaggtgacaaagagctcatcgtaaatggttacgttgatgcaagctttgacactgatccggatgattctaaatcgcaaaccggatacgtgtttacattgaatggtggagctgtcagttggtgcagttctaaacaaagcgtcgtggcgagatctacatgtgaagcggagtacatagctgcttcggaagcagcaaatgaaggagtctggatgaaggagttcatatccgatctaggtgtcataccgagtgcatcgggtccaatgaaaatcttttgtgacaatactggtgcaattgccttggcgaaggaatccagatttcacaagagaaccaagcacatcaagagatgcttcaattccatccgggatttagtccaggtgggagacatagaaatttgcaagatacatacggatctgaatgttgcagacccattaactaagcctcttccacgagcaaaacatgatcagcaccaaggctccatgggtgttagaatcattactgtgtaatctagattattgactctagtgcaagtggaagactgaaggaaatatgccctagaggcaataataaagttattatttatttccttatatcatgataaatgtttattattcatgctagaatggtattaaccggaaacataatacttgtgtgaatacatagacaaacagagtgtcactagtatgcctctacttgactagctcgttgatcaaagatggtcatgtttcctagccatcgacatgagttgtcatttgattaacaggatcacatcattaggagaatgatgtgattgacttgacccattccgttagcttagcactcgatcgtttagtatgttgcaattgctttcttcatgacttatacgtgttcctatgactatgagattatgcaactcccgtttaccggaggaacactttgtgtgctaccaaacgtcacaatgtaactgggtgattataaaggtgctctacaggtgtctccgaaggtacttgttgggttggcgtatttcgagattaggatttgtcactccgattgtcggagaggtatctctgggccctctcggtaatgcacatcacttaagccttgcaagcattgcaactaatgagttagttgtgggattatGTAttccggaacgagtaaagagacttgccggtaacgagattgaactaggtattgagataccgacgatcgaatctcgcgcaagttacataccgatgacaaagggaacaacgtatgttgttatgcggtctgaccgataaagatcttcgtagaatatgtgggagccaatatgagcatccaggttccgctattggttattgaccggagacgtgtctcggtcatgtctacatagttctcgaacccgtagggtccgcacgcttaacgtttcgatgacagttatattatgagtttatatgttttgatgtaccgaaggttgttcggagtcccggatgtgatcacagacatgacgaggagtctcNNNNNNNNNNNNNNNNNNNNNNNNNNNNNNNNNNNNNNNNNNNNNNNNNNNNNNNNNNNNNNNNNNNNNNNNNNNNNNNNNNNNNNNNNNNNNNNNNNNNNNNNNNNNNNNNNNNNNNNNNNNNNNNNNNNNNNNNNNNNNNNNNNNNNNNNNNNNNNNNNNNNNNNNNNNNNNNNNNNNNNNNNNNNNNNNNNNNNNNNNNNNNNNNNNNNNNNNNNNNNNNNNNNNNNNNNNNNNNNNNNNNNNNNNNNNNNNNNNNNNNNNNNNNNNNNNNNNNNNNNNNNNNNNNNNNNNNNNNNNNNNNNNNNNNNNNNNNNNNNNNNNNNNNNNNNNNNNNNNNNNNNNNNNNNNNNNNNNNNNNNNNNNNNNNNNNNNNNNNNNNNNNNNNNNNNNNNNNNccttccctctcctctcctagtccaacaagggagggagggagtcctactcccggtgggagtaggactcctcctgacgCGCCTCcttctggccggccgcacctccccctccccttgctcctttatatatgggggcaggggggcaccctagagacacaacaattgatcacttgatcttttagccgtgtgcggtggccccctccaccttagtccacctcgataatactgtagcggtgcttaggcgaagcaatgcgtcggtagaacatcatcatcgtcaccacgccgtcgtgctgacgaaactctccctcaacactcggctggatcggagttcgagggacgtcatcgggctgaacatgtgctgaactcggaggtgccgtacgttcggtacttgatcggtcggatcgtgaagacgtacgactacatcaaccgcgttgtgctaacgcttccgctttcggtctacgagggtacgtagacaacactctcccctctcgttgctatgcatcaccatgatcttgcgtgtgcgtaggaatttttttgaaattactacgttccccaacaccgcccccccccctttccttcctccctccttcctcttccttccctctccctctccaaataggaaaaggaggagtcctactcccggtgggagtaggacttcccccttgggcgcgcctcctccccttggccggccccctcctccactcctttatatacggaggaggggggcaccctatagacacaacaattgatcccttggatctcttagccgtgtgtgatgcccccctccaccataatgcacctcgataatatcgtagcggtgcttaggcaaagccctgcgtcggtagaacatcatcatcgtcaccacgccgtcgtgctgacggaactctccctcaaagctcggctggctcggagttcgagggacgtcatcgagttgaacgtgtgctgaactcggaggtgtcgtgcgttcggtacttgatcggtcggatcgtgaagacgtacgactacatcaaccgcgttgtgctaatgcttccgctttcggtctacgagggtacgtagacacactctcccctctcgttgctatgcatcaccatgatcttgcgtgtatgtaggaattttttaaaattactacgttccccaacactttttacGCATTTCTTCTCTCAAGATTCCGCAGCAACGTGCGAGGCATCATCTAGTTCATCTTAGCAATTGACTCATCTCTTCCGCCCATTATTTGTTTCATAATATCCTTTAGTAAATCAATGCCCTTGAACGTTTGAGATACAGTGACCCTATAAGCTGCCTCAAAGTGTTGTTTGACACTAGATGAAGTGCATACTATTCTAGTGAGTGGTTTTTTCCCGCCCCACCGATGGCCACTATGGAGACAACACTAAGAGTTATGTTCTCTTTTTGTCAACTAACTTGCCAACTATTTCTTTGTAATCATCCCCGAAACCAACAAGGTTAATATCTTTTCAAAGTTTTGGTGCATAGTACCATAATCTTGTGGATACTCATCgtcaatactccctccatttttttatacaaggccactatcaaaattacaatttgcaactatacaaggccgCTAACACCAATCAAGATAAAATTTAtgaggtttgcctcgtactagcaaccgagGACATTAataccacatgcatgcatgcgaggGTGAGAAGGTTGGTTTTAATGCATCGCATTATAATCAACCAATGAGGAGCGAGAGAGTTGTCTTGTTGTGCGTTAAAGAGGAAAATACACATTAATTAACATGTCAAGTGAGGAGAAAAGACTAGTGTGCAACATTGGCTTAAATGGCCATTAGTTCCTACCtaggtacctgtaatatgggtttgtggccttgtatacaaaaatggagggagtttCTAACCTTGGTAACCTTTTCCAGATCACTAGTATCCAAATTAATTTTCAAATGGTTTGCACTATAAAATATCTCATTTTTCTTCCTTTTTACACGTTGTATTTCAGCACCAATTGTGTGAAGGGTGATCAGGTCACTTGGCAAGCAAGCATACCTTACATGGCACCCATGAAGCCCTTCTTGAGCATGTTTCCCTTCTCCATGTAGTCAGCCGCTTCAATGGCATTCTCGGCCTCATATGCCGCATCCCTGATCTGGCTAACCCAGGTAGCCACAAACTCATCTCCCGATCTCCATTTGGCGTCTGCGGATTTAAGGTAGCTTTTTAGTCGCTTCAGCTCATCCTTCAAGAATCCCACTTCAAGGTTAACGCCGCAAAGGAATGTGGTCTCCTGGACCGCAAGGATGCTCACGTTGCCAAGCACAGCGCCAGCGGCCGACTCGGCCATTAACTTCTCCTGGCTCTCCGCTCCATAGATGGAATGCTTCTTTTTTTGGCGGGAAAAGAGATACGGAATGCTTGGCAAGGGATGAGTGGGTGCGCGTGTTGGCCAAATCTTCTTCCGTACAATCCTCGCAAACTTATGTTTCGATCCCAAGAATGTGTCTTTCTTGGTTATGTTTCGATCCCAACAATCCTCGCAATCTTTTTTTGTATAGAACTCCTCGGATGTTATTTGTCCACCAAGCTTTGCAAGCATCCATTACATTTATTCATAATTATTCACACAAAGTGTCAGATTTTTTCGAAATGTTTTGCTACATTTTTTTTTGTGTGGGTGCACCGAACTGGGGTTGAGCCACTACTTCCCCCCAAGTTTTTTTCCCTTTGGTGTAACATCCCGGCAAGATATTAAGATGCATGCATGGATTGTGTGCCTTGCTTGAGATGCGGTTTAACAATCATTACTTCCATATATGAGCTTGGTCGTCTTGAAGTTTGATTAATTTGATTCGGATTGGAAAAGAAACTGAAATTCGCAGTACAGGCCTTTTCAGAGTTATTAACTGTTATTGTACCTTTTTTTAGGGAATATCATAATTTAATTACTACTCCCATATCTTTGGAAGTTTGGATGGAGACGGGCCTGGGCCTCTGCATGTAGCTAGTGCCACTGAAACTGCACGGATGGGCCTGGACTTCTCCTTCAGCTGGGAAAAGAGATACATTGCCCTACGTCCTAGTACGGGGGCTGCTCGATCTCTCCCATCCTCCCTAGATCCGATCCGATCCGATCAATGGGGTGCATCCCCTCGCGCGCGGCGTCTCGGTCCGCCGCACCAACGTCCACGCCGGCGCCCGCGTCCGCGTCCAAGCCCAGCCCATGGACCGCTCTACCGCCGGAGCTGCTCCTCGAGGTCTCCGGCCGCCTGCAGCACGCCACCGACTTCGTCCGCTTCCACGCCGTCTGCAGGCCCTGGCGCGACGCGGCCGCGCTGCTCTCCCGGCCCACCTGCCTGCCGTGGGTTCTCACGTCGTGCGACGACCAGATGCTACACTCCATCGTCGACTTCCATCACCCCCTCCAGACGCCGCACGACCATGACCCGCACGACATCGTCGTCGTGGAGCCACCAGGGGCGCCACGTACCGACAACAGAAACTGGGTGGCTAGCGCGGATGGCACGGCTACCTGGCTCTTTGTTGCGAGTCCCCGGCCGAGACTCGTCGACATTCTTACCGGAGCCGTCAAGCCCTTACCTCCCTTACCGGACGATGAAGGAATGTCCATGGAGAATTTGCGCGGCGTCGTCTACGGCGATGGTACtgtttttctctacaactttattAAGAGCTTCCCCTCACAGTCCTTTACGGCGGCTATCCTGTGCCCCGGCAATGTGACATGGACGGTCATGACAAAGAGCATGAAATTGTTAGCGCAACCCCATGCCATGTATCAAGATAGCAAGGTCTTTGTGTTGGATGGCGATTCTATGTGGTGCTTTATGATGACGACGGACGATGTTAACGGCGACGATCTCGACTCGAGGTGGGGTCTAGACGAGGATCTAAGCTATCTTCATGAATGCAGCTACATCTTGGAGTCACACGGTGAGTTGTTGTTGGCATCTGTCATGGTGAAACGATCTTTGAGTGGTTACGGTTGCAGCAATCCGGCGCCCATGCTGCAGGTGACATTGCACATGATGCGGAAAGAACCAGCCAGTGGCAAGATGGAATGGGTGGAGAGAGACGGACAGAGCCTAGGAGACCACGCCTTGTTCCTTGGATCTCCCGCTAGCCATGCAATGAAGCTGGACGAAGGCGGCGGGAGTGCATACTTCATCTTTTGGGGCGGTGTGTTTAGGTACAGCTTTGTTGATGGCGAAGCCAAGGCCGTGAAGTGGTTGCGTCCTGATTGCCGTCCTAAGGAGGCATGTGTGTGGCTTCGCCCCAGCCTATCATTTACTCCCATCATGGAAATTAAAGAAAGGCTTGAGGCTCGGAACAACATGAAAAGGGAATAACTCCGTAAGTCGAATGGAGAAACTGTAATTCAGTAAGTCTGATTTAGTTTGTCTTGAATGTTGCTTTAGTTCAGAATTATGTATTTGTAAACATTTCTTAGTTTTGCTTGAAGGACTGGAAAGCTTATTCTTTATGGAGCGTAAATTGATAATTGCACATTTGAGAAAAATTACATAACCATTCCATACTTTGTAATTTACTCGCAAACATGTGCATATAATGCCGCTTTATTTAATACAATTATAAACTACGTCTCCACCAGAATAAACCTGATTTATAACTCCTCTTCCAAATTCATTTTTGTTTAGTTGTGGACCACAATTTCAATTAAGGCATGGAGAGCTGTATTAATTTTAGAAAACATTTACATAGTTCTTTTATCAACGACAGTAATAAAAAGTTAAGGTGCCTTCAAAAAAAAAAGCTAAGGTACTAGCATTCCACATAGAATCAATACAATTTGTAAAACTCTGCGTAGCCAGCGTATGCACTACACAATTAGCTTCCGTTGGACAATCTTCAAATGCGATCTTTGCAACTCCATACGAAAGTAATATGCTGCCGTACAAAATAGCCGTTGAGGATGTTCACGAGTGACCTCTAGCGAGCAATGTATCAATGGATAGCAAGTTGTTAGACTGAAGGATGAACTTGTTGAACCCATAAAGTTGCACTAGACTTGGTCCCTCTCGGAGGATGTAAGCTTCTTCCATGAATGTGTGTGTAGCTACCTTGGATGATGCTGCCATAAACTTGCGTCAGTTGTCGCGCTCGACAGCAACCATGCTTCCCTTTCCCTGGTCATCATTGTATGCAACATCGGCGCTAATTTTCAGATCCCTTCTAGTGCACAGGACCATTCCACACGCCCCTTTGCTCCTCATACTTTTTAGGATCTCCGATAATTGGTTTGCAGAACTCTTATCCACAATGCACTGCAGTTAGCCGGTTGTATATCCTCACCGTATCCACACAGAACCATTCCACACGCCCCTTTGCTCCTCATACTTTCTAGGCTCTCCGATAATTGGTTGCCAGAACTCCTATCCACAATGCACTGCAGTTAGCCGGTTGTATATCCTCACTAAGTTCTTCCATGGAAAAGCTGTATGGCGAGCTAAGAAAAATAAAATCACAAAGCTAAAAGATGCAAACGGGAATTGGATATCTTCCCCAGCCGAGCTGGAATCTTTGGCTACCGCTTATTTCCAGGACCTCTTTACTCGTGATGCCAACCTTAATCCGGAGGAAATTGTCGCATTATTTGAGAACAAGGTCTCGGTGGAGATGAATGAGATGCTATGCCAGGAGTTCACAGACAGAGAGATTTCAGATGCGCTGTTTCAAATAGGGCCCTTAAAGGCACCTGGCACAGATGGTTTTCCTGTGAGGTTCTATCAACGAAACTGGGGCATTATGAAAGAACAAGTTATCGCATCAGTAAAGATTTTCTTCGCCACAGGAAAGATGCCAGCTAATATTAATCACACTGCCATTGTCCTAATACCCAAAGTGGATCAACCAATGACACTCAAAGAGTTCCGGCCCATAAGTCTTTCCACAGTGCTATATAAAGTGATTGCTAAGTGTTTGGCAAACAGATTGAGACCCATTTTGGGAGAGATTATTTCCATCAACCAAAGTGCATTCGTTCCTGGGAGATTGATCACGGAACGCGCTAGTGGCTTTCGAGTGTTTCCACTTCATTGAGCAAAATAAAAATCTGGAGAAAAACTTCTGTGCATATAAGATTGACCTCTCAAAGGCATATGACCATGTGGACTGGGGTTTTTTGGAGAATGCGATGGAAGGCCTAGGTTTCGCTCACCGGTGGATCGAGTGGATCATGTCATGTGTGACCTCGGTGAGTTATTCTGTCAAACTTAATGGAACCTTGCTGGATTCGTTCCTCCCGACCCGTG
Protein-coding regions in this window:
- the LOC123168688 gene encoding uncharacterized protein; translated protein: MGCIPSRAASRSAAPTSTPAPASASKPSPWTALPPELLLEVSGRLQHATDFVRFHAVCRPWRDAAALLSRPTCLPWVLTSCDDQMLHSIVDFHHPLQTPHDHDPHDIVVVEPPGAPRTDNRNWVASADGTATWLFVASPRPRLVDILTGAVKPLPPLPDDEGMSMENLRGVVYGDGTVFLYNFIKSFPSQSFTAAILCPGNVTWTVMTKSMKLLAQPHAMYQDSKVFVLDGDSMWCFMMTTDDVNGDDLDSRWGLDEDLSYLHECSYILESHGDIAHDAERTSQWQDGMGGERRTEPRRPRLVPWISR